DNA sequence from the Candidatus Saccharimonadales bacterium genome:
GCAGTCTTTGCCATCCTGCTTGGCATATTTGTCATCCGCCAGCAGAAGGGTGAAACCGTCCCAGAAGGCATCCCTGTTTCCTAAGAGGATATTGCTTTTGGGGTACATATAGTATAATGAGCTTGCTAGAAGCGCTGCCGTGTAACTAACAAGTTAGTTTCTAGGTTTACAAAATGTCTTGAGGGGCGGCTAACTCGAGCTTAAAGGCGAGTTACCTCCAAGCAGAAATAAGGAGAGTAGGAAGCAAATGGCAACCAAATTATTCGTTGGGTCCCTTTCTTGGAACACCACCGAGGATCAGCTAAAGGACTTCTTCTCGACCGTTGGTACTGTCGTATCAGCGACGATCATCACTGATCGTGAGACAAACCGTTCTAAAGGATTCGGTTTCGTCGAGATGTCATCTGAGGAAGAAGCCCAGGAAGCTATCAAACAACTCAACGAAAAAGAGCTCGACGGTCGTACTATTACCGTCAACGAGGCTCGACCACGCGAAGAGCGTCCGTCAAATTCATTCGGCGGTCGACGTGACTTCGGCGGTGGCGGCAACAGAAACCGCTACTAAACTAGTGAGGCGATCCAACTCGACGCCGGTAGACATGGCAGTGCTTATCGTCTAAGAGATATGGAGTACATGACCTCCGCAACAAATAGCCACAGTCGTTAGAATGTGGCTATTTGTTTATGGTGAAACTTGCTCGGCAAAGACTACCAATCGTTGATTGTAGCCATCAA
Encoded proteins:
- a CDS encoding RNA-binding protein, giving the protein MATKLFVGSLSWNTTEDQLKDFFSTVGTVVSATIITDRETNRSKGFGFVEMSSEEEAQEAIKQLNEKELDGRTITVNEARPREERPSNSFGGRRDFGGGGNRNRY